The Oleidesulfovibrio alaskensis DSM 16109 genome has a segment encoding these proteins:
- a CDS encoding amino acid ABC transporter permease, whose translation MKKNTHRFCLLDYLLLAACCVLPAFFAWRIWTGAGYDWQWHVIWQYFFRHDAQAGWVPNLLVQGLLTTIRLSIWATLLAVVFGTLAGLARVSRSRLRRMLARTYVESVRNLPPLVLVFIFYFFVSSQVMPATGLEDALYRLSPLQQRIVEFLLGPLPAVSAFTAGVLTLAIYEGAYIAEIVRAGVESVPRGQWEASASLGFGRFDMLRLVVFPQALKVIIPPLAGQFISTIKDSAIVSVISVQELTFQGLELMASTFRTFEVWTTIALLYLMLTLFCSLLARKVEARLRWRA comes from the coding sequence ATGAAAAAAAACACACACCGGTTCTGTCTGCTTGACTATCTGCTGCTGGCTGCCTGCTGCGTGCTGCCTGCTTTTTTTGCATGGCGCATCTGGACAGGGGCAGGATACGACTGGCAGTGGCATGTGATATGGCAGTATTTTTTCCGGCACGACGCGCAGGCGGGCTGGGTGCCTAACCTGCTTGTGCAGGGACTGCTGACCACCATACGGCTGAGCATCTGGGCCACTCTGCTGGCCGTGGTCTTCGGCACGCTGGCCGGTCTGGCCCGTGTGAGCCGCAGCCGCCTGCGGCGTATGCTGGCCCGCACCTATGTAGAGAGCGTGCGCAATCTGCCGCCGCTGGTGCTGGTATTCATTTTTTATTTTTTTGTCAGTTCGCAGGTGATGCCTGCCACCGGTCTGGAGGATGCTCTGTACCGCCTTTCGCCTTTGCAGCAGCGCATTGTGGAGTTTCTGCTGGGGCCGTTGCCCGCTGTGTCTGCATTTACGGCCGGCGTGCTTACTCTTGCCATTTACGAAGGCGCCTATATAGCTGAAATCGTGCGGGCCGGTGTGGAATCTGTTCCGCGCGGGCAGTGGGAGGCTTCCGCCTCGCTGGGGTTCGGGCGTTTTGACATGCTGCGGCTGGTTGTTTTTCCTCAGGCGCTCAAGGTCATCATTCCCCCGCTGGCAGGACAGTTCATCTCCACGATCAAAGATTCGGCCATAGTATCCGTCATTTCTGTTCAGGAACTGACCTTTCAGGGGCTGGAGCTCATGGCGTCCACATTCAGAACGTTCGAGGTGTGGACAACCATTGCCCTGCTGTATCTGATGCTCACGCTGTTTTGCTCTCTGCTTGCGCGCAAGGTGGAAGCGCGGCTGCGCTGGCGGGCCTGA
- a CDS encoding substrate-binding periplasmic protein encodes MTAIRRVYIALMITLVVCIHATAARSAPPESISLATHIMCPYSFYTAEGTFDGMAVRAVRYALARMNVALDLVVVPWGRAQMMVRNGYSDGFFAASQNEARDVYATHSVTIAEQQWDWCILSESTMTPDMKEFKDTACVGAFNGSNMLYWLECNEYKVLGTPPNTRLLVEMLLARRIDAIVANDLVLEKIITAENLSDRLRVYPLKNKPLGVYFSNTFLAAHPGFLETFNRHVLEYRKTPEARTAFDCFTDPCSPFAPQPETPH; translated from the coding sequence ATGACAGCAATACGCCGCGTATATATTGCGCTTATGATCACGCTGGTTGTCTGCATTCATGCGACAGCGGCCCGCAGCGCACCTCCGGAAAGCATCTCGCTGGCCACACATATCATGTGCCCGTACAGTTTTTATACTGCAGAAGGCACATTTGACGGAATGGCTGTACGGGCTGTCCGATATGCACTTGCGCGTATGAATGTGGCACTCGATCTTGTGGTCGTACCGTGGGGACGTGCACAGATGATGGTCAGGAACGGCTATTCCGACGGTTTTTTTGCCGCATCCCAGAACGAGGCACGCGACGTGTACGCCACGCATTCTGTCACCATTGCGGAACAACAGTGGGACTGGTGCATACTGAGCGAAAGCACCATGACGCCGGATATGAAAGAATTTAAAGATACGGCCTGCGTGGGTGCCTTCAACGGTTCCAACATGCTGTACTGGCTGGAATGCAACGAATACAAAGTGCTGGGTACGCCGCCGAATACCCGTCTGCTGGTGGAAATGCTGCTGGCCCGGCGCATAGACGCCATTGTGGCCAATGATCTTGTGCTTGAAAAAATAATCACCGCGGAAAATCTGTCTGACAGGCTGCGGGTGTACCCCCTCAAAAACAAACCGCTGGGGGTCTATTTTTCAAACACATTTCTGGCGGCCCACCCCGGATTTCTGGAAACCTTCAACCGGCATGTGCTGGAATACCGGAAAACGCCCGAAGCCCGGACCGCATTTGACTGCTTCACCGATCCCTGTTCGCCGTTTGCTCCGCAGCCAGAGACACCGCACTGA
- a CDS encoding methyl-accepting chemotaxis protein has product MFSKISVKALALLTAAAGLAVPLCVAGWQYASAPSGDVRGLLLWGAVSTVAAYCLVVVPLAVVLVRKVTRPVAEIQQRVEKILDGDYSVCFACDGGDELAEMRLALDSLLSRLKYNLGFAQGVLKGIDTPFVVVDNDEVLTYTNPSLISLLEQTGKPEDHYGQNVALFFYGDASRRTVLRDSLEHHTVTSREVDLTTRKGNTRRIQIHASPLFDLSGGLMGALCIYQDLTDLRAREAEIVSKNESIAAAVKSSETVSLTVSEIAGSVDQLIMQSARDAETQTERTVESASAMEQMNVAVLDVARSASAAAEQAGIACDKARQGAGVVEEAMNAIDEVARLAEGLKMSMGDLGRQAEGIGQVMTVISDIADQTNLLALNAAIEAARAGDAGRGFAVVADEVRKLAEKTMQATSEVGAAITSIQAGTRNNVQNVEASVLAVQRSRELSSASGDSLREIVDLVIRTTDQVQAIATASEEQSSTSEHISQAVDEVRIISENSARSLAEAAGMVHKLSAKAGELQRIISTVASS; this is encoded by the coding sequence ATGTTTTCTAAGATTTCGGTTAAGGCGCTGGCTCTGCTGACCGCAGCTGCCGGACTGGCTGTGCCGCTGTGTGTTGCGGGGTGGCAGTATGCCTCTGCCCCGTCCGGCGATGTGCGCGGCCTGCTGCTGTGGGGGGCGGTGAGCACTGTTGCGGCGTACTGTCTTGTCGTGGTGCCGCTGGCTGTGGTGCTGGTGCGCAAGGTTACGCGTCCCGTGGCGGAAATACAGCAGCGTGTGGAAAAAATTCTGGACGGCGATTACAGCGTCTGCTTTGCCTGTGACGGAGGCGACGAGCTGGCTGAAATGCGTCTTGCACTTGATTCGCTGCTTTCACGGCTCAAGTACAATCTGGGATTTGCACAGGGCGTTCTCAAAGGTATCGATACTCCCTTTGTGGTGGTGGATAACGATGAGGTGCTGACCTACACAAACCCGTCGCTCATCAGTCTGCTGGAGCAGACCGGAAAGCCGGAAGACCACTACGGGCAGAACGTGGCGTTGTTTTTTTACGGCGATGCATCGCGCAGAACAGTGCTCCGCGACAGTCTGGAGCATCATACCGTGACCAGCCGCGAGGTGGATCTGACCACGCGTAAGGGCAACACGCGGCGCATTCAGATTCATGCCTCGCCGCTGTTTGACCTGTCGGGCGGGCTTATGGGCGCATTGTGCATCTATCAGGATCTGACAGACCTGCGTGCGCGCGAGGCGGAGATAGTCTCCAAGAATGAGAGTATCGCCGCCGCAGTGAAATCGTCTGAAACGGTTTCGCTTACCGTGAGTGAAATTGCCGGAAGCGTGGACCAGCTGATAATGCAGTCTGCCAGAGATGCAGAGACACAGACGGAACGGACGGTGGAAAGCGCGTCTGCCATGGAGCAGATGAACGTCGCGGTGCTGGATGTGGCGCGCAGTGCCTCAGCGGCTGCGGAACAGGCGGGCATAGCCTGCGACAAGGCCCGTCAGGGGGCCGGGGTGGTGGAAGAAGCCATGAACGCCATTGACGAGGTGGCGCGGCTGGCGGAAGGCCTGAAGATGAGCATGGGCGATCTGGGGCGTCAGGCCGAAGGCATAGGACAGGTGATGACGGTCATCAGCGACATTGCCGACCAGACCAACCTGCTGGCGCTTAACGCAGCCATCGAGGCCGCCCGTGCCGGTGACGCCGGACGGGGCTTTGCCGTGGTGGCCGATGAAGTGCGCAAGCTGGCGGAAAAAACCATGCAGGCAACTTCAGAGGTGGGCGCGGCCATTACCTCGATACAGGCGGGCACCCGCAATAATGTGCAGAACGTTGAAGCATCGGTGCTGGCGGTGCAGCGTTCCCGCGAGCTTTCATCGGCTTCCGGTGATTCGCTGCGCGAAATTGTGGATCTGGTCATCCGCACCACCGATCAGGTGCAGGCCATCGCCACGGCAAGCGAAGAACAGTCTTCCACCAGCGAACATATAAGTCAGGCGGTGGACGAGGTGCGCATCATTTCTGAAAATTCGGCGCGTTCGCTGGCTGAAGCCGCGGGCATGGTGCACAAGCTTTCCGCAAAGGCCGGTGAACTGCAGCGCATCATTTCCACGGTGGCGTCTTCGTAA
- a CDS encoding transporter substrate-binding domain-containing protein, whose protein sequence is MKRMLTAAVAAVLLLGLAAGAWADVRQELTRQSTIARAVDRGVLKVGFSTFVPWAMKDKQGEFIGFEVDVARRLAADLGLEVQFVPTKWSGIIPALLTGKFDVIIGGMSVKPDRNISVNFTIPYDYAGMAVMAHKGKAAGFSRLEDFDREDVVVVARIGTTAASVAKKYFPAAQVRLFDDEAQAVQELLNGRAHAMVSSAPLPAFTVLEHPDTLFMPVEGTFTREPVGFAVRKGDIDTLNVFNNWIRMVESEGWLKERKHYWFETKDWESRIK, encoded by the coding sequence ATGAAACGGATGCTGACTGCGGCGGTTGCCGCCGTGCTGCTGCTTGGTCTGGCCGCCGGAGCCTGGGCCGATGTGCGGCAGGAACTTACCCGGCAGAGCACCATCGCCCGTGCGGTGGACAGAGGCGTGCTGAAGGTGGGTTTTTCCACGTTTGTTCCGTGGGCCATGAAAGACAAGCAGGGTGAGTTCATCGGGTTCGAGGTGGATGTGGCCAGACGTCTGGCAGCTGATCTCGGGCTGGAAGTGCAGTTTGTGCCCACCAAATGGTCGGGCATCATACCCGCGCTGCTTACGGGCAAATTTGATGTGATTATCGGCGGCATGAGTGTGAAGCCGGACAGAAATATTTCCGTCAACTTCACTATTCCCTATGATTATGCCGGTATGGCCGTCATGGCGCACAAAGGGAAAGCCGCGGGCTTTTCGCGGCTGGAAGATTTTGACCGGGAGGACGTGGTTGTGGTGGCCCGCATAGGCACTACGGCAGCTTCCGTGGCCAAAAAATATTTTCCTGCAGCGCAGGTGCGTCTGTTTGATGACGAAGCGCAGGCGGTACAGGAACTGCTTAACGGACGTGCCCACGCCATGGTTTCCAGCGCCCCGCTGCCTGCCTTTACCGTGCTGGAACATCCCGACACGCTTTTTATGCCGGTGGAAGGAACCTTTACCCGTGAGCCTGTGGGATTTGCCGTGCGTAAAGGCGACATAGACACGCTGAATGTGTTCAACAACTGGATACGCATGGTCGAATCAGAAGGCTGGCTGAAAGAGCGCAAGCATTACTGGTTTGAAACAAAAGACTGGGAAAGCAGGATCAAATAA
- a CDS encoding iron-containing alcohol dehydrogenase, translated as MMHFNFHMPTRLIFGQGTLRRLAGEPLPGTRALVVVSAGGSMKKLGYLEQVRSLLAQNGCESEVYDRIQPNPVKEHVMEGAALARSARCDFIVGLGGGSSIDSAKSIALMAANPGDYWDYMGGTGGGKTPPEPALPVIAIPTTAGTGTEADPWTVITNTATREKIGWGNDSTFPRFSIIDPMLMLSVPPSVTACTGMDAFFHATEAYLATCNQPSSDLLAQQAIHLISTFLPQCVHDGSNPETRTMLAWASTAAGICESLSSCISHHSLEHALSAFYPDIPHGAGLVMLSEAYFSHLARFVPERMTHLGYFMGVDVDSLPEERQPEAFVHALAKLKADCGLAELKMSDFGVKRSDLPALARNARESMGGLFHVTPVELDEAAVLDIFEKAYR; from the coding sequence ATGATGCATTTTAATTTTCACATGCCCACACGGCTTATTTTCGGACAAGGCACCCTGCGCCGGCTGGCCGGAGAACCCCTGCCGGGCACCAGAGCACTGGTTGTGGTCAGCGCCGGTGGTTCCATGAAAAAGCTCGGGTATCTGGAACAGGTACGCTCGCTGCTGGCGCAAAACGGCTGCGAAAGCGAAGTGTATGATCGCATACAGCCAAACCCTGTCAAAGAGCATGTGATGGAAGGAGCCGCGCTGGCACGCTCGGCCCGCTGTGATTTCATCGTCGGGCTGGGAGGCGGCAGCAGCATCGATTCCGCAAAATCCATCGCCCTCATGGCCGCAAACCCCGGAGACTACTGGGACTACATGGGCGGCACCGGCGGCGGCAAAACACCGCCGGAACCGGCGCTGCCTGTCATTGCCATTCCCACCACCGCGGGTACCGGCACAGAGGCCGACCCGTGGACAGTCATCACCAACACCGCCACGCGTGAAAAAATAGGCTGGGGCAACGACTCCACGTTTCCCCGTTTTTCCATCATCGACCCCATGCTGATGCTCAGCGTACCGCCCAGCGTCACCGCCTGCACCGGCATGGACGCCTTTTTCCACGCCACAGAAGCATATCTGGCCACCTGCAACCAGCCCTCCAGCGACCTGCTGGCCCAGCAGGCCATCCATCTTATCTCGACATTTCTGCCGCAGTGCGTGCACGACGGAAGCAACCCCGAAACACGCACCATGCTTGCGTGGGCATCCACAGCCGCCGGCATCTGCGAATCACTGTCGTCGTGCATATCGCACCATTCGCTTGAGCATGCGCTTTCGGCATTTTATCCCGACATTCCGCATGGTGCCGGACTGGTCATGCTGTCCGAAGCGTACTTCAGCCATCTGGCCAGATTTGTTCCCGAAAGAATGACGCATCTGGGCTATTTCATGGGTGTAGATGTGGACAGCCTGCCCGAAGAACGTCAGCCTGAGGCATTTGTTCACGCGCTGGCAAAGCTGAAAGCCGACTGCGGGCTGGCAGAACTGAAAATGTCTGATTTCGGTGTGAAGCGCTCCGACCTGCCCGCGCTTGCCCGTAATGCACGCGAAAGCATGGGCGGACTTTTTCATGTGACGCCGGTGGAACTGGACGAAGCCGCTGTCCTTGATATTTTCGAAAAAGCCTACAGATAA
- a CDS encoding secondary thiamine-phosphate synthase enzyme YjbQ, translating to MKSYRKELWFEVPARRAFVNITEEVEACLHESGIREGLCLVNAMHITASVFINDDEAGLHSDYDEWLERLAPHAPVSQYRHNVGEDNADAHMKRQIMGREVVVAVTQGRLDFGTWERIFYGEFDGRRKKRALVKIIGE from the coding sequence ATGAAGTCGTACAGAAAGGAACTGTGGTTTGAAGTACCTGCGCGCAGAGCCTTTGTGAATATAACGGAAGAGGTGGAAGCCTGCCTGCATGAAAGCGGCATCCGTGAAGGTCTGTGCCTTGTCAACGCCATGCATATTACGGCCAGCGTGTTCATAAATGATGACGAAGCCGGGCTGCATAGCGATTATGACGAATGGCTGGAGCGTCTGGCACCCCATGCGCCTGTGTCGCAGTACAGACACAACGTGGGCGAAGACAACGCCGATGCACACATGAAACGGCAGATAATGGGACGCGAAGTAGTGGTGGCAGTGACACAGGGCAGACTCGACTTCGGCACGTGGGAGCGCATCTTTTACGGTGAGTTCGACGGCCGCCGTAAAAAACGCGCACTGGTTAAAATTATCGGGGAGTGA
- a CDS encoding YihY/virulence factor BrkB family protein — MKRDMGTEQLQERAGRLVRFVTRDIWLQDMEKARGRRRGILGVLRWLYLVVHGFVADQCLLRASALTYTTVLSIVPTLAVAFSISKGLGIQNTEFIRVLLMRIAAGREDTVTQILAYVDNTNVKTLGAVGLLALFVTVGSLMGTIEKAFNSIWGVARGRTLWRKFTDFFSVTLVCPIVMAAAFSFSVSLRHETLVQKLLNVGIVSYAYVAFLKMVPFLMIALMLFFIYVFIPNTRVRFGSALLGGLVAGLLWTLAEGAYVGYQIGAARYNAIYGGFAQLPLFLIWVYVTWVIVLLGAEVSFAVQNVRTFESEIRADTASREERDKLAVLVMLALTRAFYATAGPVPLDRLCMVARAPVRLVQDTLAAMERVSLVVGTEGDDPRYALTAPPESIRVMDILLALASHKVAGDRPPVTEDFPFVDAVFRRFYEASAASTGNLSLKEFHDGHLPESFAAELVPPERGSVVQGG, encoded by the coding sequence ATGAAACGTGATATGGGAACCGAACAGTTGCAGGAGCGTGCCGGAAGGCTGGTGCGTTTTGTCACGCGGGATATCTGGTTGCAGGATATGGAAAAAGCCCGGGGCAGGCGCAGGGGGATTCTGGGTGTGCTGCGCTGGCTGTATCTGGTGGTGCACGGATTTGTGGCCGACCAGTGCCTGCTGCGCGCTTCTGCGCTTACCTACACCACGGTGCTTTCCATCGTGCCCACGCTGGCGGTGGCGTTTTCCATTTCCAAGGGGCTGGGCATCCAGAATACCGAGTTCATCAGGGTGCTGCTGATGCGCATAGCCGCAGGCAGAGAAGATACCGTGACCCAGATTCTGGCCTATGTGGACAATACCAATGTGAAAACGCTGGGGGCCGTGGGGCTGCTTGCGCTGTTCGTCACGGTGGGGTCGCTCATGGGCACCATTGAAAAGGCGTTCAACTCCATCTGGGGTGTGGCCAGAGGCCGTACTCTGTGGCGCAAGTTCACGGACTTTTTTTCTGTGACTCTGGTCTGTCCCATTGTCATGGCGGCGGCTTTTTCGTTTTCTGTTTCGTTGCGGCACGAAACGCTGGTGCAGAAGCTGCTCAATGTAGGCATTGTCAGCTACGCTTATGTGGCGTTTCTCAAGATGGTGCCGTTTCTGATGATCGCTCTGATGCTGTTTTTTATCTATGTGTTCATTCCCAACACGCGGGTGCGTTTCGGCAGTGCGCTGCTGGGCGGGCTGGTGGCGGGGCTGCTGTGGACTCTGGCAGAAGGAGCCTATGTGGGCTACCAGATAGGCGCGGCCAGATACAATGCCATCTACGGCGGTTTTGCGCAGCTGCCGCTTTTTCTCATCTGGGTGTACGTGACATGGGTGATTGTGCTGCTGGGGGCGGAGGTCAGCTTTGCCGTGCAGAATGTCCGTACCTTTGAAAGTGAAATACGGGCCGATACGGCCAGCCGTGAAGAACGGGATAAACTTGCGGTGCTGGTCATGCTGGCGCTGACAAGGGCTTTTTACGCCACGGCCGGTCCTGTGCCGCTGGACAGGCTGTGCATGGTCGCGCGTGCTCCTGTGCGTCTGGTGCAGGATACGCTGGCCGCCATGGAGCGCGTTTCTCTGGTGGTGGGAACCGAAGGCGACGACCCGCGTTATGCGCTGACAGCCCCGCCCGAATCAATCCGTGTCATGGACATACTGCTGGCGCTGGCCAGTCACAAAGTTGCGGGCGACAGGCCGCCGGTGACAGAAGATTTTCCATTTGTGGATGCCGTGTTCCGCAGGTTTTACGAGGCTTCGGCAGCCAGCACGGGTAATCTTTCACTGAAAGAGTTTCACGACGGGCATCTGCCGGAGAGCTTTGCCGCGGAACTTGTGCCTCCTGAACGCGGTTCTGTTGTGCAGGGGGGCTGA
- a CDS encoding lytic murein transglycosylase, which yields MTSMLRAICLCLLLLCAAPQARAGTAAQQQTNDATLLASAQLSPRQEHMRTAETLRAQCDPHSIVEQAGWLPLATRLIRDGFDAEHIIMLYARMGESYSPAPMARKISALYRIKFPPPAPAKSKDTGKKAPAPPPVYPGVVTSANVEKAAAFMRQHSAPLQAARQRFGIPPEVATGLLFVETRLGAYLGSAAALHNLSSLAATNSTAIMAGSLGSIDLSKADRRTWADKRTREKSDWAYEELKALLSWSQQHNLDPVAMPGSVYGAVGLCQFMPSNIPRFGADGDGNGKVNLFSVPDAVFSLSRYLSEHGWKEGISRKKQQKVLMHYNKSTRYANTILALADELRKHAQDR from the coding sequence ATGACTTCAATGCTCCGGGCAATCTGCTTATGTTTGCTGCTGCTGTGCGCCGCACCGCAGGCACGGGCAGGCACAGCTGCGCAACAGCAGACAAATGACGCAACACTGCTTGCCAGCGCACAGCTTTCACCCCGGCAGGAACACATGCGCACGGCGGAAACCCTGCGCGCCCAGTGCGACCCGCACAGCATAGTGGAACAGGCAGGCTGGCTGCCGCTGGCCACCCGCCTGATACGCGACGGGTTCGACGCAGAGCACATAATCATGCTGTACGCGCGCATGGGCGAATCCTATTCACCCGCCCCCATGGCACGCAAAATTTCGGCCCTCTACCGCATCAAATTTCCGCCGCCTGCACCCGCAAAATCCAAAGACACCGGAAAAAAAGCGCCCGCCCCGCCACCCGTATACCCCGGTGTGGTCACCAGCGCCAATGTAGAAAAAGCGGCCGCTTTCATGCGGCAACACAGTGCGCCGCTGCAGGCGGCCCGGCAGCGGTTCGGCATTCCGCCCGAGGTGGCCACGGGGCTGCTTTTTGTGGAAACACGGCTGGGCGCGTATCTGGGCAGCGCCGCGGCTCTGCACAATCTTTCTTCGCTGGCGGCCACCAACAGCACCGCCATAATGGCCGGCAGTCTGGGCAGTATAGACCTGAGCAAAGCCGACCGCAGAACCTGGGCGGACAAGCGCACCCGCGAAAAATCCGACTGGGCCTATGAAGAGCTTAAAGCGCTGCTCAGCTGGTCGCAGCAGCACAATCTGGACCCCGTTGCCATGCCCGGTTCGGTATACGGTGCCGTGGGTCTGTGTCAGTTCATGCCCTCCAACATTCCCCGTTTCGGGGCGGACGGCGACGGCAACGGCAAAGTGAACCTGTTCAGCGTGCCCGATGCGGTATTCAGCCTGTCGCGGTATCTTAGCGAACATGGCTGGAAAGAAGGCATCAGCCGGAAAAAACAACAGAAAGTGCTCATGCATTATAATAAAAGCACCCGCTATGCCAACACCATACTGGCCTTGGCCGATGAGCTGCGCAAACATGCGCAGGACCGGTAG
- a CDS encoding amino acid ABC transporter permease yields MNPMPAAVPEERAVECDGSMPRDAAATGRCRVRLPVRIWRAVTDARRPWAVDMMLYLAVMTGVVWFTLRGTEQLGYHWQWHRALRYLADTRGGWHAGPLLQGLLVTFKVSAVSLVLAAVIGLAAVLLRLSRSVVGRALAVCYLETVRNTPLLIQLFVMYFVVAPLTGMDRFFSAVLALSLFEGAYISEIIRAGIQAVPAGQWEAARSLGLTRAATYRKVVLPQALGHVLPPLTGQMVTLVKDSALVSTIAIYDLTMQAQAIIAETFLVFEIWFMVAAMYLVVTLSLSLLAQRLECRLRTGSKACRKAAA; encoded by the coding sequence ATGAATCCGATGCCGGCCGCCGTGCCGGAGGAGCGCGCCGTGGAATGTGACGGCAGCATGCCGCGCGATGCCGCTGCGACGGGCAGATGCAGGGTGCGGCTGCCGGTACGCATCTGGCGCGCGGTGACGGATGCACGGCGTCCGTGGGCGGTGGATATGATGCTGTATCTTGCCGTCATGACCGGGGTGGTGTGGTTTACGCTGCGCGGTACGGAACAGCTGGGCTACCACTGGCAGTGGCACCGTGCCCTGCGCTATCTTGCGGACACGCGCGGCGGATGGCATGCCGGTCCGTTGCTGCAGGGGCTGCTGGTCACCTTCAAGGTATCGGCCGTCAGCCTGGTTCTGGCAGCCGTCATAGGGCTTGCCGCGGTGCTGCTGCGGCTTTCGCGTTCTGTGGTGGGGCGGGCTCTTGCTGTCTGTTATCTTGAGACTGTCCGCAATACGCCGCTGCTCATTCAGCTTTTTGTCATGTACTTTGTGGTGGCCCCGCTGACGGGCATGGACAGGTTTTTTTCCGCCGTGCTCGCGCTCAGCCTGTTTGAAGGCGCCTATATATCGGAAATAATCCGTGCGGGCATACAGGCTGTACCTGCCGGTCAGTGGGAGGCTGCACGCAGTCTGGGGCTGACCCGCGCGGCCACTTACCGCAAGGTTGTGCTGCCGCAGGCGCTGGGACATGTGCTGCCGCCGCTTACCGGGCAGATGGTCACACTGGTTAAAGATTCGGCGCTGGTAAGCACCATTGCCATTTACGACCTGACCATGCAGGCGCAGGCCATTATTGCAGAAACATTTCTGGTTTTTGAAATCTGGTTTATGGTGGCTGCCATGTATCTTGTCGTTACGCTCAGTCTTTCACTGCTGGCACAGCGCCTTGAGTGCCGGCTGAGAACCGGATCAAAGGCATGTCGCAAGGCTGCCGCATAA
- a CDS encoding chemotaxis protein produces the protein MSSEHNILLEAGTNELEVLELFLNHRTDTGQQACYLGVNVAKVMQVIEAPALDSPESATNPCFMGIIPLRGLTVPVLDLGKWLGLDVVRHKHDVIMVTQFSGTTTGFLVSGVTDIHRVGWQSVQPPGRFLAGIGADSVVGIVKMDDKFIQLVDLEHIIADLDASTRGQVGTGVTAPRRYKAIVSDDSPSIRNMLVANLKAANIEPMIATNGQEALTMLRAEAARAEEENRPLSDFVDILISDIEMPLMDGLSLTKTIKQDPLTRNVPVILYSSLITPELRHKGESVGADDQISKPDLASMAQRIISLLQEKERPA, from the coding sequence ATGAGTTCCGAACACAATATTCTGCTGGAAGCAGGCACAAACGAGCTGGAAGTGCTGGAGCTGTTTCTGAACCATCGTACAGACACCGGCCAGCAGGCCTGCTATCTGGGAGTCAATGTGGCCAAAGTGATGCAGGTTATCGAGGCTCCGGCTCTGGATTCGCCGGAATCAGCCACCAACCCGTGTTTCATGGGCATTATTCCCCTGCGCGGCCTTACAGTGCCGGTTCTTGATCTGGGCAAATGGCTGGGGCTTGATGTGGTGCGGCACAAACACGATGTGATCATGGTCACCCAGTTCAGCGGAACCACCACCGGATTTCTGGTTTCCGGCGTGACGGATATCCACAGAGTGGGCTGGCAGTCGGTGCAGCCTCCGGGACGTTTTCTCGCGGGTATCGGGGCCGATTCTGTGGTGGGCATAGTCAAAATGGATGATAAATTCATCCAGCTGGTGGATCTTGAACACATCATCGCCGATCTGGACGCCTCCACCCGCGGGCAGGTAGGCACGGGGGTGACGGCCCCCAGACGCTACAAAGCCATAGTCAGCGATGATTCCCCCTCCATCCGCAACATGCTTGTGGCCAACCTGAAGGCCGCCAACATAGAACCCATGATAGCCACCAACGGGCAGGAAGCCCTGACCATGCTGCGCGCCGAAGCGGCAAGAGCCGAAGAGGAAAACCGCCCGCTGTCCGACTTTGTCGATATTCTCATATCCGACATTGAAATGCCGCTGATGGACGGCCTGTCGCTGACCAAGACCATCAAGCAGGACCCGCTGACCAGAAACGTGCCCGTCATCCTGTACTCGTCGCTCATCACACCGGAACTGCGGCATAAAGGCGAATCTGTGGGCGCTGACGATCAGATTTCCAAACCCGACCTTGCCAGCATGGCCCAGCGCATCATCTCGCTGCTGCAGGAAAAAGAAAGACCGGCCTGA